In Pseudomonadaceae bacterium SI-3, the sequence TGGCCAGCGCGCGTTCCCAGCCGGCCCCGGCGACCGCCTCGGGCGCGGGATGCAGCCAGCGGGCAATCAGACGCAGCCAGACCAGCGCGAACACCGTCAGCCCGAGCATGAAATGCCAGTGCTTGAGCAGTTCGCGCGGTTCACTGCCCTTGGCGAAATTGCCCTTGAGTTCGATGGTCGCGTAGACCGCTGCGATCAACAGCAGCATCAGCCAGTGCAGGGCAATGCTCAGGCGACCGTAGCGTGCCAGAGGGTTCGATGCAGTCATTTCACACACTCCGAGTAGGGGAATGTCGGCAGTCTAGGGCGCCAGCCTTAAGCGAACCTTAGCGAATGCCCGTTGCGCCTGCGGCGGGCGGTCGCGGCAGCTCGCCGCTGGTCGGTCTGGGCTAGTGGTGTGGCTGGCGGGGCAGGTGCACGGCGACCTGCAGCCCGCCGAGCGGTGAGTCCGCCAGTTCGATGGTCGCGCCGTGCAGTTCGGCGATGCGCGCGACGATGGCCAGGCCGAGCCCCGCGCCCTGGCCGTCGCCCTGACGATAGAAGCGCTCGAACAGTTTGTCGCGCTGCGCTGCCGGCACGCCCGGACCGCTGTCATCTACGCGCAGGCTGACGCCGTTTTCCATGGTCTGGAGGCTGACCTGAATCTGCCCTCCGTCGGGCGTGTACTGCAGGGCATTGCCGACCAGATTCTGCAGCAACGTGGCGAGCGCGGCGGCATCGCCGGGGAGGCTGTGATCGGCCACGTCGTCAGCCTCCAGCGTCAATTCCTGATCGCGCGCCAGCGCCAGCGGCGTCAGCTCGGCGAGGCATTCGCGGCACAGCGGCAGCAGGTCCAGCTGCTGTGGATGCAGCGGCTGCGCATTGGGTTCCAGGCGGGCAAGGGTGAGCAGTTGGGTGACCACACGCGTGGTGCGATCGACGCCGGTCAGCAGCTGTTGCAAGGCAGCCTCACGGTCTTCCGGCTGCTCGGCCTGTAATGCGTTCTGCGCATGGATGCGCAGTACGGCCAGCGGGGTGCGCAGCTCGTGGGCGCCGTCGGCGATGAAGCGTTTTTCCCGGTCGACCAGTTGGTTGACCTGTTGCAGCAAACGATTGAGCGAGGCGGCCACCGGCTCCAACTCCTGCGGCAGCGGTGCCAGCAGCAGCGGCGCTAGATTGTCCGGATCGCGACTCTTCAGCAGTTGCGCCATGTGTGCCAGCGGGCGCAGACCCCAGCCCACCGCCAGCCAGATCAGCAGCGCCAGTAGCGGCAGGCCGATAAGGTCGGGCAGCAGGCTGCGCCGGGCGATCTTGCCGACCAGTTCGCCGCGTACGTCGTCGCGCTCGCTGAGCAGAATCCACAGATCGTCCTCGCGGTCATGTAGCAGGAACAGGCGCCAGGCATGGCCGTCGAGTTGCACGTCGTGATAGCCGACGCTCACGCGGCTGAAGTGTGAGGTGGAGTCTGCGCCGGCCAATTGCTTCAGCGCGCCGTTCGGCGCGCCTGCGGACTGCAACAGGTTGCTGCCATCCGCGGTGTAGACCTGGAAACCGAGCTTGGTTTCGTAATCGTGCCCCGGCACGCCTTGGTCGCGCCGCGCATTCACCGCAGCGTTCAGCGCCTGCTGTAGCGCATCGTGGGCCTGAGGATTCATTTCGCGCATCACCAGCCCCTGCACCAGTCGCGCACTCTGCGCCAGCTGAGCATCGAACAGCTCTTCGATCTCGTGGCGGGCATCGCGATAACTGCGCCAGGAGATCAGGCTCAGCGACAGCAGCAGAATGCCAAGCACCAGCACCAGGGTGCGGTTGCGGATAGAGCGCCTCAGCATTTGTCCACCAGATAGCCGACCCCGCGCACGGTGCGGATCAGCTCGGGAAAAAACTTCTTGCGCAGGTGATGGATATGCACTTCCAGCGCGTTGCTCTCGACTTCTTCGTCCCAGCCGTAGAGCACCTGCTGCAAGCGATCGCGAGTCAGCACGCGGCCGGGCTGGGCGATCAGCTCGTGCAACAGGACGAACTCCTTGCGCGGCAGGTTGATCGGCGTGCCCTGATAACTGACCTGCTGGTTGACCGGATCGAGCAGGATGTCGCGGTACTCCAGTACCGGCTCAGGGCGATTGAAGCTGCGCCGGAGCAGAGCGCGCAGGCGGGCCTTGAGTTCGGCGACGTCGAACGGCTTGACCAGGTAGTCGTCGGCGCCGGCATCCAGCCCGGCGATGCGATCGCTGGTGGCATCGCGCGCGGTCAGTACCAGCACCGGGATCGGGTTGGCGCAGGCGCGCAGGCGCTTGAGTACTTCCAGACCGTCCATACGCGGCAGACCGAGGTCGAGGATGGCCAGCTCGAAGCTCTCGTGGCTCAGCGCATGCAGCGCGCTGGCGCCGTCCTGCAGCCAGTCGACCGTGTAGCCCTCGGGTTTGAGTGCGGTGCGGATGCCCTCGCCGAGGGCGCGATCGTCTTCCACCAGCAGAATGCGCATGTCGTTCCTGTCGTCTTTGGTGCTCGCGGCGTTGTTGTGCATTCAACGCCGCCGCAACCGGTTATTCCAGCTTTTCCTTGACCTGCGCGAGCAGCGCCTGGGCTTCCTCGCGGCGGCCGGTGTCGGCGAGTTCGCGGCCGGGGCGTGCCGGCGCGGCGAGCGCTTTTTCCAGCGCCGTGCGCGCTTCGCCATAGCGCTTCTGGCGCAGCAGAAAGTCACCGTGGAAATAGTTCGGGTCGATGCCGTTCGGATTCAGCGCCAGTGCCTGCTGGAACAGCGCCTCGGCCTTGTCCTCGTCACCGAAGCCGATCGGCCAGCCGGGCACCTGGTAGTAGAGGCTGGCCAGACTGGTATAGGCCGAGCCGTCGAGTGCCTGCGCGTCGAGCTCGATGGCTTTTTCCAGTTCCGTTTTGGCCTGCTTGACCAGGCCCAGCGCGCCGAGCCCGCCCTTGGCACCAGCCCAGGTGCTGAGCACGATGCCGTGCCAGATGTGTAACTCGGCGGCCTGCGGTTCGCCGACGACCGCGCTTTCGGCCTCCGAGGCAAGACGGGCGAAGGCCGCCTGGCGCTGTGCCGCCGGCAGCTGGTAGTTGATCTCCGCCCAGCGCGTCTGGATCTGGCGCAGCGACGATTCGCCGGCCGGGCTGAGAGCGAAGGAGGGTTGGCTGGCCAGCGCCAGCAGGACGCTGCAAAGAGTAAGCAGACGCTTCATGGGTGTTCTCCGGTTGAGTTGGGCTGGGGTGCGGGCGGCCGCGGCTGGTCGGCACGGGCGAAGCGCTTGATCACCGGCAACTGCTTGCGCAGCGCCTGGTCGACCAGGCGCGGCAAGAGGCCGTTAAGGCGCACGAAGAGCTTTTCCGGCCAGCCGAGGTAGAGCTCCTCTCGCTCGGTGGCGATGGCATGGACGATCTGCCGTGCGACTTCTTGCGGATCGTCCATCTCTACCTTCAGCTCGTTGTTCATCGCCACCACGTCGGCGCTGTTCATCGCCGTGCGGGTGGCGCGCGGCGCGATGTAGAGCACCTTAATCTGGCTGTCGGCCAATTCGCGCCGCAGCGCTTCGGAGAAGCCGCGCAGGGCGAACTTGCTCGCGCAGTAGGCGGTGAAGCCCGGGTAACCGATGGAGCCGAAGGTCGATCCGAGGTTGACCAGCAGCGCCCGCGGTTGCTGGCGCAGCAGCGGTAGCAGCAGATGGGTCAGCTGCAGCGTGGCGGTGACGTTGACGCTGATCAGTCGGGCGATGGCGTCCTCGTCCTGCTGTTCGAGCAGGCTGAACTGGTTGATCCCGGCGGCATTGATCACGCAGTTGAGGCCGCCGAAACGCCGCGCGGCATCGAGCACCGTATGCCGGCTACTGCGCTGGGTGAGGTCGGCGCAGACCAGGCTGACCTGCCCCGGATAGCGGCGCGTCAGCGCTTCCAGAGCAAGACTGTCGCGTCCCACCAGTAACAGCCGTGCGCCGTTCGCGCAGAGCCGCTCGACCAGCACCTGGCCGATGCCGCCGCTGGCACCGGTCAGCAGGATTCGCGCGTCACGCAGTTGCATGGTCGTGCTCCGGTGCGCTCAGGCTGCGGAAGATGTCGCCGTAGAGGCGGTAGACGACGCGCGCGGTGTGCACCACGGCGGCCTTGTCGTCCTCGTCGTTGAGGCGGTTCATCAGCTTCTTGAAGAACTCGATGTGCTCCAGGTCCAGGCTGCCATGGGATGTCAGGTAGCTGAACGCCTTGGCCGGCAGCTGAAGTTTGTCCTGCAGCACGCCGGCGGCCTGGGTCGCCAGCGCGATGCTGGTGCCTTCCAGCACGTTGACCATGCCGAAGAAACTCGCCGGGTTGTGCCGCGCGATGCGGTCGTAGACGTAGGCGACCATCAGCTCAGTGGGCAGTGCCGGCAGGCCATGGCGCACCGCCTCGGCATCGCCGCCACAGGCGCGGATGTCGTTGAGGATCCATTCCTGATGGCCGATTTCTTCCTCGATGTATTCGGCGATCGCCTCGCGCAGCCATTCCAGGCGCTCCGGCAGGCGTGCGCCGCAGGCCATCAACAGCGGCACGGTGTGCTTGACGTGGTGGTAGGCCTGACTCAGGAAGGCGATGTACTGCGCGCGGGTCGAAGTGCCGGCGAGCGCGGCGTGGATGATCGGTGTGCGGAGCAGGTATTCGCGTGCATCGCTGGTCTGGTGTTGCAGTTGGTCGAAAAAGTCCATGCCGCGTACCTCGAAGTCAGGGAAAAGAAGGGCGTGAATGGTCGGTTGGTAGTGACTGAACAGGGCGTTGCGGCGCAGGCGGCCGTTGGCAGTGGCCAGGCCGTTGTCGGGGCAAAAGGCTTCGGCGGCGCGCAGCCAGTGGTGTACACGGGCGTAGTCCGGCAGGCCGGCATTGACCCGCTCGACCGCCGCCTGCAGCTCGGCATCGCTCAGCTCGGGGCGGCGAGGTACGAGCACGGCGACGTTCTGCGCCAGCGCCTCCCCATGCAGCCAGGCCTGGGCGATGGACGCCTGCTGTACCAGCTCGGCCTCCACCCACTCGGGATTGACGTTGCGTCCGTACGCGGTAACGAACTGATGCTTCTTGCGCCCGTGCAGGATCAGGAAGCCATCCTCGAAATGGCCTAGGTCGCCGGTGGCCAGCCACTCGCCGGTCAGTGGCGGTTCGCCGAGGTAACCGAGCATGTGCGGGCCGCGCACCAGTACCTCGCCATCGTCGGCCAAGCGCAGCTCGACGTGTGGCAGCGGCCGGCCGACCGTGCCGATGCGCCGCGCCTCGGGTGTGTTCAGGCAGACCACCGAGGCGCATTCGGACAAGCCGTAGCCCTCGAACAGCGGCAGCCCGAGGCGCTCGGCGCGCTCCAGCAGCTGCGGTGCCACGCGACCGCCACCCACAGCGATAAAGCGCAGCGATGCGGGTAATGGCACGCCTTGCTCAGCGGCGCTGACCAGCGCCAGCAATAGCTGCGGCAGAAGGATCAGGCTGTGCGGCTGGCTGGCCTGCAGCGTGGCCCGCAAACGTTGCAGCTCGAAGCCCGCCGCACCGCTGAAGCCGATCTCGGCCAGCGGCCGCAGTTCGACCCGCGCACCCGCCAGCAGCGGCGCATAGAGCCCGGCGATGTTCTCCAGCAGCGTCGCCAGCGGCAGCACGCACAGGTGCTGTCGCACGTCGCACGGCAGGCTGGCCTGCCGCAGGCTCTCGGCCACCGCCAGCTGCGCTTCGGCATCCATGCAGACGCCCTTGGGCTGGCCAGTGGTGCCGGAGGTATAGGTGATCTTCAGGGTGCCGTCGGGCACCGGCGTGACGGTATCCGGTTGGCGCTGTAACAGGTCGCCGGCGGTCGGACGAAAGCCGCAGCGCTCGCTGAAAGAGCTGACTGCGCCGATCAGGCAGTCGATGCCGGCATGGTTCAGCACATGCTCCTGCTGCGCCGGGGAAAAGAATCCCGGCAGCGGCACGCAGACCAGACCGGCGCGCAGCAGGGCCAGATCCCACAGCGCCCACTCCAGACCATTGTCCAGCGCCAAGGCGACGCGCTGCACGCCGAGCCGTTGCAGCTGGGCGGCGCGCGCCGCGACCTCGTGGCGCAATTCGGCATAGCTCAGCTGACGTGGCCCTTCGCTCAGCGCGATGCCGGCGTGCTGGTCGAGCGTCGCCCAGAAGCGTTCAGCTGCAGGCTGCATGGGGCACCTCCGTGGCATCGAACAGCGGCTGGTAGCCGAGTCGGGCGTAGATGCCGAGTTGCAGCAGGCGCTGGTGGCCGGGCAGGATCTCGCCGGCCATCAGCTGCGGGCGGCTGGCGTAGTAGCTGCCCCAGTCGGCCAGCTCATCGCCCATGCGCGCCGGATCGGCCAGACCCAGTGGCAGCGGATCGAGCGCGAGGCGCTGAAAGCTGTTGAGCAAGGCCGGCGTGCCGGTGAACACCACCCATCGAAAACCCTGGGCGACCAGCAGGTCGGTCAGCGCGACGATCAGCAGGCGCGCCGAGGCGTTGCCGAACGCAGCCAGGTTGCCGACCTCGACGATCTCCTCGCGCGGCACCGTATGCCCATGGCGCTGGCTCACGGCCTGCTCGATGGGTTCGTCAAGATAACGCTCGAGAAACAGCGGCCGACGCTGGGCGCTGCGCAGACCGACCGCCCCCTGCACCTCGCCGTTCTGGTCATGCAGGCCCAGCAGGCAGGGCATGAAGTGCCGAACCCGTGCCTGATAGTGCTCGGCGAACCGTTGGTGGATGAAGCGTTCCAGTGCTGCGCGCCGCTCGCCTGCATCGGCCTGCGCCAGTTGCAGGGTAAGCGCCGGCTCACGGCCGATACACGCCAGTACGTCAGTTTGATCAACCCAGGGCAGTTCCATCGGGGAACCTCGGTTAGAAGCCTGGGGCGATTGTTGGGCGGCAAACTTAAGGCAGCCTTAAGCCGCACGGCGCTAAATGCGGGGCTGGCGAGGCGACGTTTTTTTCACATCGTCTCGGCTATGTTCTGCGCCGCGCGCAGGCGTAATAAGCAGCGTCTGCCGTTCCGAAACTTCTAGCGAGTACCCCAGCGATGCGCATCCTGGTCATCGAAGACAACCGTGACATTCTCGCCAACGTGCTGGATTACCTCGAGCTCAAGGGTTACGTGGTCGACTGCGCGCAGGATGGCCTCAGCGGCCTGCACCTTGCCGCCACGCAGGACTACGACCTGATCGTGCTGGACCTGATGCTGCCGGGCATCGACGGCCTGCAGGTGTGCAAGCGTTTGCGCGACGATGCCGGGCGCGACACGCCGATCATCATGCTCACCGCCCGCGATGCCCTGCCTGACCGCATCAAGGGGCTGCAGACCGGTGCCGACGACTATCTGATCAAGCCCTTCGCGCTGTCCGAGCTAGTTGCCCGCATCGAGGCGATCCTGCGTCGCTGCCAGGGATCGCGTCGCCGTCAGCTGCAGGTGGCCGATCTCTGCTACGACCTGGATACCCTGGAAGCCACCCGTGGCGGCCAGCCGATTCGGCTCAACCCTATCGGCCACAAGCTGCTGGCGATCCTTATGCAGCGCAGCCCGGCGGTGGTGCGGCGCGAAGCGCTGGAGGAAGCCGTCTGGGGTGACCACCTGCCGGACAGTGACGCTCTGCGCAGCCATATCCACCAGCTGCGCCAGGTGCTCGACAAGCCCTTTGCCAAGCCGCTGCTGCATACCGTGCACGGCCTCGGCTTTCGCCTGGCGGAGGACTGCAATGCTCGCTAAGCAGCCGCTGGCGCGGCGGATCGTCATCGCCTTCACGCTGATGACGCTGATGGTGAGTGGTACGTTCGCCCTCGGCATCGTCGGCGTGGTGCACTTCATCGAAGAGCAGCTGGTCACCGAGGAGCTGAGTCGCGACCTGGACATCGTGCTCAACGAGGACCTGCCAAACGGCCGGACTCCGCAGCTGGATACCAGCACCCGTTTCTTCGCCTCGCATCTGCCCGAGCACCCGATGCCAAAGGCATTTGCCGGGCTCGGCGAGGGGTTCACCGAGCTGGTTCGCGGTGATGACGCCTACTACGTCTATGTGCGCAACGTCGGCGCTGACCGCTACGTGCTGGTGCAGGAACAGCACGAGTTCGAGGCCCGCGAGGATGCGCTGTTCAACGTCGTGCTGGCCGGCTTTCTGCTCAGCGTGCTCGGTGCCTGGGCACTGGGGCGGCTGATGGCCAACCGGGTGTTGGCGCCGGTCAGTCGCTTGGCCAATCAGGTGCGCCACCGCGACCAGCTGCACCCGCTGGCGCCGCCGCTGGCCTTGCAATATCCCGACGACGAGGTCGGCCACCTGGCCGCGGCGTTCGACAGCACGCTCGGCCAGCTGCGCCAGACCCTGGAGCGCGAGCGGCTGTTCACCGCCGATGTCAGCCACGAACTGCGCACCCCTCTGATGGTGGTACTCGGCGCCTGCGAGCTGCTCGAACAGCAGGCCGCACTGGCGCCAGCCGCGCAGCGACCGCTGGCGCGCATCCAGCGCGCCGCGCGGGAAATGCACGAGCTGGTAGAAACCTTCCTGATGCTGGCGCGGGCACGTCCGCAACAGACGTCCTTGGCCGGCAACGCCAGCTTGCGGAGCGTCGCGACCGAACAGAGCGAGCGCTGGGCACCACTGCTGGCGGAAAAAGGCCTGGCCTTCGAGCTGCGGGAGCAGGGCGAGAACCCGGGCGTCTACAACCACACCCTGCTCGGCACGGTGATTTCCAACCTGCTTCGCAACGCACTGCATTACACCGACCGGGGCACGGTGCGGCTGGTCCTCGACGAAGGTGGCTTTCGCGTCGAGGACAGCGGCGTGGGCATCCCCTTGGCGGAGCAGGAGCGCATGTTCCAGCCATTCGTGCGCGGCGCCGAGGGGCGCGGCGAAGGGCTGGGGCTGGGACTGTCGCTGGTCAAGCGGATCTGCGCCCATCAGGGCTGGCAGGTAGGCGTGGTGCCGCGGCAACCGCAGGGCAGCTGCTTTCAGGTGCGCTTTCATGACGGCGTGGTTTGACGTTTTTTTCACATCCCGTTGACGGGCCCTTGATGTCTGTCTGGTTAGTTTGGCGTTCCGTTTCCAACCGGAATGCCCGCCATGACCACATCGAGCCCCATCGAACTGGAGTTCTCGCGCAAGTACGACCGCCAGCACGCCTACGAATACCTGCACAAGCATCAGGATGGCCTGGCCCGACGGCTGTCGCACTGGCGTGACGAGCAGATGGCGCGCCGCGCACTGAAGCTCGCCGGCGAGCCCGATCTGGTGCTCGATCTGCCGTGCGGCGCCGGGCGTTTCTGGCCGTTGCTGGCCGAGCATCCGAGCCGGATGATCTTCGCCGCCGACAACTCCGCCGACATGCTGGCGATCGCCGAATCGGCGCATTCGTTGGAAGTGCTCAAGCGGGTGGAGACCTTTCAGACCTCAGCCTTCGCCATCGACATGGGCGACAACGCAGTGGACAGCATCTTCTGCATGCGCCTGCTGCACCACATCGCCGACCCGGCGCATCGGCTGGCGATGCTGCGTGAGTTCCACCGCGTCACCCGCGATACGCTGATCGTCTCGCTGTGGGTCGATGGCAACTACAAGGCCTGGAAGCGCAAGCGCCTGGAGCGTCGCCGGCCGGCGAAGGAAAACCAGAACCGCTTCGTTGTCGCGCGCTCGGTGATCGAGGCGGAATTCGCCGAGGCCGGTTTCGACATCCTCGACCGCAATGACTTCCTCCCGGGCTACGCCATGTGGCGGGTCTACGTGCTGCGCAAGCGGGGTTGAACATGAGCCGACCACTCGTATTGCCTGCCCGTGAAGCGCGTACCAGCACCTTCCAGCGTTGGTGGAGCACGCAGGGCGAATGGGTTGAGGAACCCAACCAGCGCCGCGCCGGCGAAAGCGGTGTGCAACGGATACGCCTGCGCGATCCGCAGCAGCCGCTGCTGTACTGCAAACGGCAGATTGGCCACCTGTATCGGTCGCCGCTGCATCCTTTCGGCCGGCCCACGGTGCTGCGCGAACTGCAGGCGCTGCAAGCATTCGGCCGGCTCGGCGTGCAGGTGCCGGAACTGGTCTACTGCGGGACCCGGCAGCAAGCCGGTCAGTGGCAGGCGCTGCTGGTGACGGCGGAACTGGAGGGTTTCATCAGCCTGGAGGACTGGTATCAACAGGACTTGGGGGAGCGCTTCGGTCCGGCGGTACAGGAGCGCATGCTCGCGGCGGTCGGGATCACCCTGGCGCGCATTCATCAGGCACGCTGGCAGCATGGCTGCTGCTATCCCAAGCACATCTTCATCAGGGCTCAGGGTGAAGATGACGCGACCCGTGTCGAGGTCGCGCTGCTTGATCTGGAAAAGAGCCGTCGCCGGCTACGTCGCAGTGCCGCTGCACGGCATGACCTGCGCCAGCTCAAACGTCATCGCCAGGCCATGCCGGAACAGGACTGGCGACGATTGCTGACTGCCCACGGCACGTTCAGCCAGATGCGCTGCGATGTCATCTAAGCCGGCCCGCGTGATGAGCGATGGCGCGGCAAGCGTTGACGTGCCGGTTGGTGGTGCGGTTATGAAAGGGCGCAGCGGGGGGCTGGCGCGCATCTGGTATGCCGCCGGCTACTCCGCCGCCGGCCTCAAGGCCGCCTATCGGGGCGAGGCGGCGTTCCGCCAGCGGGTGCTGCTGAACCTGCGTTGATTCCAGCCGCCTTGCTGTTCGACGTCAGCGGCCTCGAGCGTGCCGTGCTGATCGCCGTGGCGATTCTCGGCCTGATCGTCGAATTGCTCAATTCGGAGGTAAGCCGCAGAAAAAGTGTAGGAGCAGTAACGGTCCGCTTTTGGCCGAAAGCAGCCCGCCGCTTACGGCAGCTTTCGGCCAAAAGCAGCCGCTCGGATATCTCTGCAAAAGCTGGGCTCTTCACTCGACGAAGAAATTGAGCCGTGTTGAGATCTGTGTCTATACTTTGACTGTTCAAAAATCTGGTTTAGCTCTTGGGGTATGGTGCATTTGTCATGCAGTTCTACTGAAGCTGGAGCATCGATTTTGCCTGGCTAGCATCACACAGAAACCATATTTCTAATGGGCAAACAGTCATTTTTTGGACCGCAGCGATATCGATGGATCTCATGAAAGCCAAAAATAAGGAATAGCTATATGTCTGGGACGTTTGAAATATACAACGACAAAGCGGGTGAATTTCGTTTTCGGCTCAAAGCCAACAATGGCCAAGCAATTCTGGCCAGCGAGGGCTACAAGGATAAGTCTGGATGTCTAAATGGAGTCGAGTCAGTCAAAAAAAATGCGCCTGATGATGCACGCTACGAGCGTAAGGCCAGCGGGGCTGACAAGTTTATGTTCAACCTTAAGGCGGGTAATCACCAAGTAGTCGGGACGAGCCAGTCATATGCCTCCGAAGCCTCACGCGACAAGGGTATCGAGTCGGTGAAAAACCACGCACCCGACGCTAAGGTTGTTGAGGTGGGCAATTAATCGCTTCAGTCTGTTCAAAATCACTTGGGCATTTCGTTGAGATGGGCGGCTGAGTATTCTTAATAGCCGCTTTTCCCTGCTCGGATGTGATCGACCGCTTTTGGCCGGTTAGCGACCACTGCTCTGGCTAGCCATGCTTGCCCTCCCACATGTGGAGGACTTGCCATGAAACATCATTGCTACCTGTAGCCGTCAGCCCTGGAACAAAGGTAAGTTGGTCGGGCAGAAAACCCCACTCCGACTGAGAGATATCTGGGCCATCCGAGTAAGGCTTCAAATTGCAGAAAGATCCCGGGATCTGGCTCTCTTCGATCTGGCCATCGACAGCAAGCTTCGAGCCTGCGACTTAACCAAACTCCGTGTGTGCGACGTTGCTCAGTAAGCGCGTGCGCTTCTACTCCACGGTCGATCTGGTCAATCTGCTGGAGCGCGAAAAACACGACGGCAAAGCCGGGCGGATCGCCCAGGCACTGCTGCGCATGGATCTGGTCATCCTCGACGAACTGGGTTATCTGCCGTTCAGCCAGGCTGGCGGTGCGTTGCTGTTTCACCTGCTGTCCAAGCTGTACGAACACACCAGCGTGGTGATCACCACCAACCTGAGCTTCGCCGAATGGTCGAGCGTGTTCGGCGACGCCAAGATGACCACCGCCCTGCTGGATCGGCTGACCCACCACTGCCACATCGTCGAAACCGGTAACGAGTCCTATCGCCTGCAACACAGTAGCTTGGCGGCCCAGGCCAAGATCAAATCACGGGAGCGAAAGCGTAAGGGCGGCCAAGAACCGGAGGACGATGAGCCGTTCTGATTTCATGGCGACGACGGCCTGCTACATGGCTGCGTGTGGCAGGTCTTAAACAACTGAACTGGGCTAGCGAAGGAGTGGGGGCAACAGCAGCTGCGCTGGTAGACTTATCCACAGTTGCTGGTAACAAAATCAGCAATCCGTCCTGGGTCAAATTTCAATCGGCAGGGTGGGTCAATTTTCCATCAGCGCCAACACCAGTACCTGCAGGAAGACCCGGCGACGGTGCTGAGCATGCTCTGGCACGGCTTCCCGGTGCTGCGGCTGCTGGCCGCCTGGCTCGCGGCGAGCGCCGCGCTGTTCGCGCTGTTCGGCTGGCTGGAGCGCCGCACCCGCGCCGCTCCGGTGAGCCTGGCGAGCGCGCCGGCCCGCCGCGGCGCGAGCTGGCCGGCGCGGTTCGCGGTGTTCGGCGTGTTGCTGGTGGTCAGCGTGGTGGCCGCGCGCGGCACGCTGCGTCAGGGCCCGCCGCTGCGCTGGGGCGATGCCTTCACCACCGCCTCGACCTTCGCCAACCACCTCGGGCAGAACGCCACGCTGTCGCTCTACGATGCGGCGCGCAACCGCTTCTCGAGCCATCGCGACAACAGCTGGAAGGCGACACTGCCGGTTGCGGATGCGCAGGCGATCGCCCGCGAGCTGCTGCTGACCGCCAACGACCGGCTGGTGGACGCCGAGCTGGCGCCGGTGCGCCGTGACTTCCAGCCGCCGGCGGACGGCCAGCTGGCGGTGCGCAACGTGGTGGTGATCCTCATGGAGAGCTTCGCCGGCCGCTATGTCGGCGCGCTCGGCAGTGCCGACGGCATCACGCCGAACTTCGACCGCCTGGCCGGCGAGGGGCTGTTGTTCGAGCGCTTCTTCGCCAACGGCACCCACACCCACCAGGGCATGTTCGCCAGCATGGCCTGCTTTCCCAACCTGCCGGGCTTCGAGTACCTGATGCAGACGCCCGAAGGCGGCCATCGCTTCTCCGGCCTGCCGCAGCTGCTCGGTGCGCGGGCGTTCGACGACGTTTACGTCTACAACGGCGATTTCGCCTGGGACAACCAGGCGGGGTTCTTCGGCAACCAGGGCATGAAGCGCTTCGTCGGCCGCAACGACTACGTGAA encodes:
- a CDS encoding sensor histidine kinase, which codes for MLAKQPLARRIVIAFTLMTLMVSGTFALGIVGVVHFIEEQLVTEELSRDLDIVLNEDLPNGRTPQLDTSTRFFASHLPEHPMPKAFAGLGEGFTELVRGDDAYYVYVRNVGADRYVLVQEQHEFEAREDALFNVVLAGFLLSVLGAWALGRLMANRVLAPVSRLANQVRHRDQLHPLAPPLALQYPDDEVGHLAAAFDSTLGQLRQTLERERLFTADVSHELRTPLMVVLGACELLEQQAALAPAAQRPLARIQRAAREMHELVETFLMLARARPQQTSLAGNASLRSVATEQSERWAPLLAEKGLAFELREQGENPGVYNHTLLGTVISNLLRNALHYTDRGTVRLVLDEGGFRVEDSGVGIPLAEQERMFQPFVRGAEGRGEGLGLGLSLVKRICAHQGWQVGVVPRQPQGSCFQVRFHDGVV
- a CDS encoding class I SAM-dependent methyltransferase: MTTSSPIELEFSRKYDRQHAYEYLHKHQDGLARRLSHWRDEQMARRALKLAGEPDLVLDLPCGAGRFWPLLAEHPSRMIFAADNSADMLAIAESAHSLEVLKRVETFQTSAFAIDMGDNAVDSIFCMRLLHHIADPAHRLAMLREFHRVTRDTLIVSLWVDGNYKAWKRKRLERRRPAKENQNRFVVARSVIEAEFAEAGFDILDRNDFLPGYAMWRVYVLRKRG
- a CDS encoding InaA protein; its protein translation is MSRPLVLPAREARTSTFQRWWSTQGEWVEEPNQRRAGESGVQRIRLRDPQQPLLYCKRQIGHLYRSPLHPFGRPTVLRELQALQAFGRLGVQVPELVYCGTRQQAGQWQALLVTAELEGFISLEDWYQQDLGERFGPAVQERMLAAVGITLARIHQARWQHGCCYPKHIFIRAQGEDDATRVEVALLDLEKSRRRLRRSAAARHDLRQLKRHRQAMPEQDWRRLLTAHGTFSQMRCDVI
- a CDS encoding DUF1508 domain-containing protein, which codes for MSGTFEIYNDKAGEFRFRLKANNGQAILASEGYKDKSGCLNGVESVKKNAPDDARYERKASGADKFMFNLKAGNHQVVGTSQSYASEASRDKGIESVKNHAPDAKVVEVGN